In the Callospermophilus lateralis isolate mCalLat2 chromosome 19, mCalLat2.hap1, whole genome shotgun sequence genome, ATTTTTCTAGTGCTACTTTGGGGGTGCTCGTTGCCAGGGACCCTCAGAAAGGGGAAGATTGAAAATGTTATGCATTCCACAGTGAGTGTCCTAATCCACAGATCATTTGCTGTGTGATCACATGGGATTTCTTGCCCTTTTGGGCCCCTCTTTTGGGTTGTGCTATTGTTTCAGGGTTTGATCAGAGGAACATGCAATCTCACACTTTTCCTCACCACCTAGGGCTCCTTCTCCTACCAAACGCAAGGACCGCTCTGATGAGAAGTCCAAGGATCGCTCTAAAGACAAAGGGACCACCAAGGAGTCAAGCGAGAAGGACCGTGGCAGGGATAAGACTCGAAAGAGGCGCAGTGCTTCCAGTGGAAGCAGTAGTACCAGGTGAGGCAGAGGCTGCTGCAATAGCCAAATCCTCCTTCCCCACTGAACCCACAGTTAAAAAGCAGCCATACTCTCCAGTTATTACAGAGATCCTAAATCATAGCATGCTGGTTTGGAGTCTGCTCTGATTATATACAGAAGATGTATTTGGGTGTGTGCGCGCCCCCGCACCCCACCCACCACCCACCCCCGTTTCCTGCAAGATCTGAGGAATGAGACATTTAGGGTATGTTTTTCTGAATAAGTGTATCTTATTCAGAATTGTGTTTGAGCAGCTCTAGCCTAGAGCTTATTTTTCAGTAGttgagttgctaaagctggcctcaaatttgtgatcctcctgtctcagcctcttgtgtCTCTGGGATTAAAAGCATGTAGTACCTCACatggttagttttcagtaatttgAGAACCAGCCTGAAGcaagacatggtggcacacgcttataattccagcaatcaggaggctgaaataggaggatcatgagtttgaggccaaccttaaAAGGGGCTGAGAATGAAACTCAGTTATAAAacactgctgggttcaatcctccatatcaaaaaagaaaaccagcCAGGTGTTGTGGCACATGACTGATCctcgtggctcagaaggctgaggcaggaggatcacaagttaaagccagcttcagcatcttagcaagatgctttctctaaataaatattttaaaaaggtctggagatgtggctcagtatttaagggcccctgggttcaatcccccgtactaaaaaagaaaagaaaaccagccTGAGTGTATCCATAGGCCCCCTTCCCAAGCCAAGGTGATGGTTCTGGCTTGATACATTTCTCCTTTACCTCCTAGTAAGGAAGGCTTCTGTGTAGGTGAAGTATCCCATCCCTGCATTTCCTGTCACTGTGTAGTACCATGACCTGTCTGGGCAAGGTACATTTTCCCTACTGGGAAAAATAGTTGAGACAAAAAGACACAGGCAGCAATTTCCACTTCTAGGGAATTTGCTGTGGAGAAATGTGATTACCACTCATTGTCACCTTGACTGTTCCACCTTGCCTTCAGGTCTCGGTCCAGTTCCACCTCCAGCTCAGGATCCAGTACCAGCACAGGCTCAAGTAGTGGCTCCAGCTCTTCCTCTGCATCCAGCCGCTCGGGAAGCTCCAGTACATCCCGCAGCTCCAGTTCCAGCAGTTCCTCTGGATCTCCCAGCCCTTCTCGGCGCAGACACGACAACAGGCGGCGCTCCCGCTCCAAGTGAGTGCTCCAAACAAGGGCTGTACCTTTACTATGGTCGTTAGAAAGAGTCTAGCttaggggttgtggttcagtggtagagcactcgccttgcacgtatgagaccctgggtttgatcctcagcaccacataaaaataaataagtgaaataaaggtgttatgtctaactactactaaaaaataaatatttaaaaaggaaaaaaaaaagtccagcttAATTGGATTTGAGACAAGGAAAACTTATATGAACTGGTAGGAGGCTTCCCTGTAAAAACTGTTACATAAGCAGGTAAATATCCCACCAAAGGGAGTCCAGTTCTTTGTTGTTGATTGTGGGAGGCAGTGTGGAGTactaaatccagggccttgcacaaacTAGGCTTACACTGGATCACTGTGTTACACCTATAGCCCAAATCCAATACATTTTGGCTTGACAGAAATTGTTTCTGTTATCTTTCAGATCTAAGCCACCTAAAAGAgatgaaaaggaaaggaaaaggcgGAGCCCTTCCCCTAAACCTACCAAAGTGCATATTGGAAGACTCACCAGGAATGTGACCAAGGTGAGATCATGGATCTGTTGGGAGGTAGGGGCAGTGGGGTATAGACAGGTCAGTAGCAGCAGGTGGCTTTCAGAATACTGGTGTGGTTAGTTCCATTGAATAAATGTGTCCAGGAGATATCCCAGAATGATTGGCTTTTATCAGAGAGCAGAATGTTTTTACACTGCTGAAGTATGTGGTGAATTCCAGATCTTATTAAATAATTGGTCGGTGAGAGCATGAGCATGACCCTTCTTTCCCTCTAGGATCACATCATGGAGATATTTTCTACctatggaaaaattaaaatgattgacATGCCTGTGGAAAGGATGCATCCTCATCTATCCAAAGGCTATGCATATGTGGAGTTTGAGAATCCAGATGAAGCTGAGAAGGCGCTGAAACACATGGATGGAGGTAGGTGACTCTGCCACCAGCTTTGACCTTCCTGCTTCTGTCCTCAGGGACCTTTCAGGCTGATTTCCACCCAGCTGCACTTAAATCTGACTGTAGTTCCTTCAGGATCCCATCTTTGATTCAATGGGAGCATGTTTATCAAAAAACCTATTTCATGAACTTCTGGGGGTGTTCAGCAACTATGAATATGTTGCCATTTTTAAGAGATTTTCAGTCTgttaaacttgatcaaatgaagcttTTCTTATGaagaaaacatttaattttttgagcccagggtagtggcacacacctgtaatcccatcaatttgggaaactgaggcaggaggatcacaggttcaaagccaacctcagcaatttagcaaagccctaagcaacttagcaagactctgtctcaaaatataggggttaatggctggggatgtagctcagtagagcccctggattcaatccctagtgtaCCCCACTACTTTTGGCTTTTTATGTGggaatattttaatttctaagaATCATTTTCTATTTTGCCAACATTTTGGCATTTCTGAGGTTAAGTAGTTGTGTTGAGCAGAGTGGTTTTTAAATTGTATGAACACTTATAAATAGTTCTGGGTAACCAATTTCTATTTTATCTTTAAGTTAGTATTTTAAGAAAGATGGCATGTCTATCTAGCTTCCTACTACCGTGATAGGGAAGCTAGGGCTGAGAACAGGCAGCCCACAGTATTGTCTGGGCCTGCAGGCCAGGATGTGGAAAAGTCTGAATGCCCTAGAATCTCAAGTCCCCTGGGATCCTGGGATAAACTTCATGATAGTTTAATAGGGCTATTTATTTATGGTAATTGCCTTTGAGCACTGATAGAGGTTGAGTATTAGGAAGATTCTCCTTGATACTTAGCCAACTTCTCTTTCAATTTACTTGAATCCCTCTTAAATGTTTTAGGAACTTAGGATAGAGTCTGAGCACTTGCTAATTAGCTAGAAATTCCGGAGACTTGGGACATCCAGGGTAGGCATGACTAAAAATTCTAATTTAAGATTGTGGTAGGATTTTGTGTGTGTTCCCCAATTGTGCTATACATCATCAAATGGAGCAAGTCCACAATGTCTCCAAGAGATTTGAAGGGGTTGGCCTTTACTGGCAGCTAGCCAGAAATAGATTTGTCTGtttagaaaagagaaattgactctcagaaattaaatattcccacataaaaagtgttggggggggcacactggggattgaacccaggggctcgactgagctacatccccagccctcaacccCTATATTTTGACTAAAAAGTCAGTGCTGTGAAATCCTTTACTTAAGCCTCTTGAATATGAATACAAGTCAGTCTGTCCTGAGTTAGCCCCTGGGTACCTTGCAGGGTAGGAGCTAAGAAGACAAAAGGCCTTTGGaggctggggctgaagctcagtggcacagcacttgcctgacatgttccgtccttagcaccacataaaaataaataaaggcattctgtctgtCTACacgtacaaaaaaaaatttttgttttgttttgttttgttttgtttttaaagagagagagagagggaaagagagagaatatttaatatttattttttagttttcggcagacacaacatctttgtttgtatgtggtgctgaggatcgaacccgggtcgcacgcatgccaagcgagcgcgctaccacttgagccacatccccagccccaaaaatttgttttttaaaaggccTTTTTGtaggctggggttctggctcagtggtagagtgcttgcctcatatgtagaaggcactgggttcgatcctcagcaccacataaaataaaggtattgtgtccatctacaattaaatatatatatatatataatttttttttttttaagaccttTGTGGACTCCTGTACCTCCAGCTGTGGGGACAATTGCCAGAGGTTACTAATCTGTACCTCAGTTACCTTTGCACTTCAGGTGCTTCCATGCTGTGCTGCCTCCCCTTGCTTCTTGTGCCATTGCATGTACACACACTGTGCAGTTATCTCTTGAGACTTCTTTCATGCTGTTCCCCACTAGAATTCCACCTCTCAGATAATCTATCGCGTAAGTTCTGGAGGTTTACTTCTCAAtaaattctttcctttccttccctttGCTTGAGTATCAATTCATCTTGGTGCTCAAGAGCCTCCTAATGGGTCTGGGAGAAGGGCTTCTCTTGGCTCTTCACATATCTTTCTTGGTGCCTTGCCTAAGATAGGTGCTTGTTAGGAATTATATGTCTTGATCTTTTTTCAATAGGACAAATTGATGGCCAGGAGATTACTGCTACTGCTGTGTTGGCCCCCTGGCCTAGGCCACCCCCCAGGCGATTCAGCCCTCCCAGGAGAATGCTGCCACCACCTCCCATGTGGCGTAGGTCACCCCCACGGATGAGGAGGAGGTAGGTCGATTTGAAGGTTCACTGTACCTGTTGGGCCAGTGTGATTTACAAACTTACTTGACTTTGAGGCCCTTTATTCAGTGTTGCCCACACTCTGCTGCTATTGAGGGAGAAGAGAGCAGGTTGACATGATGAGCCTTGGGAACCTAACAGGGAAAGGAGAAGGGTAGTTGCAGTACGTGACAGTGACAGAAGAGGTCCTGGGAGTACACCAAGACTACATCCTGAGTCTGGTGAGCTATAAGGCCTTCCCAAGAGGCTTTAAATCCTAAGACCAGGTGCAGGCCCTCTCCTTTTCCCAGATATAAAAAGAGGAGGGGTTAGAAGATAGAAAGTTCGGGATCAGAGGACTAATACAGATGTAATTCCCCTGACAGGGCCACAGTTTCtaatgtcaaaaaataaaaccaggaAAAAGCCAGCTTTGCTCAGCACTTCTTCCTGGGGCTTTTGCTTTTGATGGTctgacttattttttttctcttactgCAGGTCACGCTCTCCAAGACGCAGGTCCCCCATGCGCAGGCGGTCCCGCTCTCCGGGCCGCCGCCGCCACAGAAGCCGCTCCAGTTCAAATTCCTCCCGATAAAAGGGCCACCGAAGCTCATCTATACCTTATATTCCACCCAGCTCAGTTGTGTCACTTTTCTAGCTGAAGGAGGGTCAGCAGGAAAGACCCCCTCACTTGGCAGGCTTCAAAAGCAGCAGTTGAGGCCTTTCCTCTGCAGGCAGATTCTGACTGCAGAAGTGCTCATGGTTCAGGGCTATGTCCATTGAGGGGCCCTGCAGTTTTCTGGCTAGAGAGCTCACCCATTCCTGTTCCTAAGTCTGTTCAGTGGCAGAGCCAGCAGGGACCAGCAAGTTTCCAGGTGGCAGTGTGGCCCAGCTTTTTCACAGATGACCTGAGCTAGTCTGGCAAACCTGGTTAGTGCCCTTGCTGATGCTGTGCTATGTCTGCAGGGGACCAAGCTGCCATTCCTGTTAGGCCTGgcctcccccacacacacacttgaatTCTCTTCCAACCTCTAGGGTTGTCCCCCCACCTGTTAATTGCTGTAAATGGTTCTGTTTTTCCATCTCCTCTCCACCCCCCTGCCCCACATATCCTTTACTCTCTCAAATTGGTGAGCAAGTTGAGAGCCAGCTCTGCAAGGTCATTACAGAGCCCCCTGTTCTGACTGCCATTGGTGGTGGTCTTGCAGGATACCTTGGCAACGtgtatattgctttttttttcctcattgtaCAGTCAGTACTATAAAATTTGGTTTTGAGTTTTGTAACTTTGTAGCATTTTAGATAAGGTTGTGTTTGTACTTTGTTGTGTAGAGTGATGAAAACGTATTGAATAAATCTAGGATTAGAATGCAGATTGAATGCTGGTTTCACTGCCTCTGCCTGTCCTTCAATACCCAGAAGTCTCAGTGGTGATCTCTAGTGCCTGACGAAATGAGAACCAAAGCTTTGTTTTGTTCCCAAATGACACCTTCAAATGCTTCCAGCCTGCAGAACAACCTGGAGCGTTAGTTGCTCCTGAGGGTGTGGGACTGGAAAGGGGCGTTTCTACCGCCCGGACTCTGTTACTGCATTAGTAGCTATGGGAAAGCCTCCTTTACCTCGATCGGTTCTTGTCACCGGGAGAAATGGAAATTTTCAGGGGATGAGGAGCAAAACAGCACGCCCAACACTACCAGGCCATGCACTGCCCACACAGGTAGGACCGCCTCTGTCGGCCCTCTTGGTGTCCCGCCCTGCGCCCAGCTCCGCCCAGCTCGGGGCCAGCGGGAGGAGGAGCCTTGGCCGGGGAGGTTGGGCCGCACGCGGCGCGGAGACCCAGCGCCCACTCAATATGGCGCTGGCAGCGGGAAGGCGCGTCCCTGCGCGCGCCCTGCTCTATGCGGGTGCGTGCGGCAGGGGGGTGCCATTGGTGGTGGTCTTGGTGTCACTGGTGGGGCTAGGGGCCGGCGGAGCGCTTACCGACCCCGCACTTGTTCGCAGGTGCCCGGCTCGGGCGCACGCAGGCGGTGGCCGACGGCGGGGACGGCGGTCGGCGCTTCGCGAACCACCAGGTGCTGGTGGAGCCGGACGCGGCCACAGGTGAGCGAGCGGGCGGGCCCGGGTCGCCCCGCCCGGCGACCTGCGACGGGGCGCGGGGTGAGGACCGCAGCGCGCAGCAAGCCTGCGCCGTGCCCCGGGTGCCTCGCTGAAAGGTCGCCTGGCGCGCACGCTGGCGGGTTTCCCAGCGCGCGCTCGTGTTCTGTTTAAAACTCACTACACTGAGGAGGTCGGTGGTCTTGCTCATTATGAAGACGAAAGCGTTTCGATTTTTAAAGTTCGGGGGATGTGAGCTGTTAGCTAAGCTATTAGTTGAGAGTGATTGGAAGAGTTTtagaatgttttcatttttcttacgaCTGGCCAAAACCCGGCAAGTGCTTTGCTAATTAAAACCAGGAGCCACAAATGGGATCGCTGTAGCCGCGTCAGAAAACTCCAGCAGGATACAGAAAGCACTTTTGAAAGAGAAAGGCTTTCCTTCCACAGAGGAGGTAGAGCTGGGCGcaaagcagagactgacaaagtTTCACAGGACGGGCTGCTGCCCTGCTGGATCCCTGTGGGAAGCCACCTCCTCCTGCCCAAGATGGCCTTCAGCCCCGCCCACATCGAACCAGCGCCTGCAGGTCAAGGCCTCTGTTCCCCGCGCCTGTGCCCCCAACCTTGGTTCAGGTCTCCCGCGTTGGGGCTGTCTTAGCGAGGAGAAGAGGGACTCGGGTTGGAGTCCAGCAGAAGGTCCATTTCTGTGACAGATGAATATATCACAAAAAGTGCAAAAAAGCACATTTTAAACTATtagaatggggctggggatatggctcaagcggtagcgcgatcctcagcaccacatacaaacaaagatgttgtatctgccgaaaactaactaactaaataaataaatattaaaattctctctctctcatctctctcttaaaaaaaataataatttacacCTATcattcaaagttctttaaaaaaaaaaactattagaatGGATAGCAGCAGCTGCACCACATGGTGAGACCACtggattttacattttttttaactttttttttttttttttttagttgtagttggacacagtacctttatttatttattttttatttggtgctcaggATCTATCCCAGCGCCTCGCATGAGCTagggagcgctctactgctgaaccacagccctagcccctagattatacatttttaaatgtcaaaaaaatgctggggaggtagctcagtggtaagcaccccTCAGATCCCCAGGAacgcccctccccccaaaaaaaagaaactggGGGTGGGGTGTTACcagatacaatttttttttagtacatttttattttactctttCAGTTCAAAGACTAAATAGAAGATTCCGTAATGGAAAATGCTTCCTTTGAGCTCCTACTTTTTAACTTCATTAATCTTCAAAATGAACATCCTAAAGAATAAGCAGTGAGACTTAATGTGAACCTCACAGACACAGAAAATAAATGAGATTCTTTCAGTCTTGGTGAAAGTCCTTTTGCTGCACATTCAATGGTTGCAAACAGAATTCATCCTGAAGGACAAGAGCTTCTGGCCTATTTTGCCATTCCCACAACATTACATAACAGGGGTATTTTAGATTTACTTTCCTGTGAAAAAAATGCAGCACAAACTGTAGCATCCTCAAGGTCCTAGGTTCACTCCCTAGCACCCAAAGATCTATATCCTAGGGCAGCTAGGGCTAGCAGTCCTGGTATTGTGCTTGTGTTTGCTAGCTTATGGAGGAGATTTAAAGGGCCGTCCATCTCTAGATGCACAGAGATAATAAGCTCCAAGTGCCTTCTCAGCCACCATGTGAGAGCCTATCAATGTCCTTGTTTTAATGTGACAAGAAGAAGAGTTCCAGGTCAGCAAGGCCTGGCTCAGTTCCTACTAACAGAAAAGCCAGATGAGAAGTAGATATACTAAGGTTCCTTTTCCCTTCAGGGCAAACACTTGCAAAAAGTAATGGGACAAACctgctttaaaaatgtttttaatgggcttggggctataactcagtggcagagtactttcctagcacatgtgagacactggtttcaatcctcagcaggaccacatgtaaataaataaaagtattctttccatctacaacaacaaaacatctctctctctctctctctctctctctctctctctttctctatatatatatatatatatatatatatatatatttttttttttttttttttttttttttttaacatttttaagccaagtgcagtggcacacatctgtaatcccagcagctcaggaggctgaggcaggaggatcagaagtttgaggccagcttcagcaatttagcaaggccctagcaacttaggataccctgtctcaaaataaaaagggctgggaaggggtcatggctcagtggtggagcacttgccttgcgtgtgtgcagggtttgattctcagcaccacatatagataggggttcattgacaactaaaaaaatgtttcataaaaaataaaaagggctggggatggggcttcatagttaagaacccctgggttcaatccctagtaccaacccctacgaaaaaaatttttaacagcCGTATTGAAGTTGATTCTAGATTTTGTTGAGCCTGTCATTCAAAAAGCATTTGTCTTGTTACCTACTTTGTGCCAGGAATTTGGTTATGTGTTTACTTACCATGTGATGGGTAAGTTCTTCCAAATCTCTTTAGCTCATGTTCACCTTTGGCCTCTTTACCTTTTCCTCCAGTGTTGAATaacctgcccaacctcagagtccaTTTCAGAAACTTCCCTCCCAACCAAGGTTGGGgtgcttctttcttttttgtacacCTGTAGCTGGATAATAATTACCTCTTCCTCATAAATCCAAGTCTCCAAAAGAGCCCATTTGCCACCAAGACTTAGTTTCCATTCCCAGAGAAAAGTCTGTGTTGACAAACCAGAGACTGAAGTCCTCATTGAGAAATGCTCCTTAAATGAGTGTGGTATTCCAGGAGTTCTGAGGGCCTGCCCTTCGTGCAGGAGGTGAGAACAGGTAACTGGAGCCATTGCAGCCACAATGTCCCATGGATGAGTAAGGATATCTGACCCCCACATTTCAATCCCTGTTCCTAGGTGAATGTGACCTGAGCCCCCACTAGTGTTTCTCCTTGCTCATCTGTTTCTCAGATTTCTCTGTCGCTCCTCAAGGAACTAAGGCTGTGTTCCAGAAGGACTCAGGACTTgctattagaaaaaaagaaaaagggggaatGAAGCATGTTGATGAGGT is a window encoding:
- the Rnps1 gene encoding RNA-binding protein with serine-rich domain 1 isoform X1, with the protein product MDLSGVKKKSLLGVKENNKKSSTRAPSPTKRKDRSDEKSKDRSKDKGTTKESSEKDRGRDKTRKRRSASSGSSSTRSRSSSTSSSGSSTSTGSSSGSSSSSASSRSGSSSTSRSSSSSSSSGSPSPSRRRHDNRRRSRSKSKPPKRDEKERKRRSPSPKPTKVHIGRLTRNVTKDHIMEIFSTYGKIKMIDMPVERMHPHLSKGYAYVEFENPDEAEKALKHMDGGQIDGQEITATAVLAPWPRPPPRRFSPPRRMLPPPPMWRRSPPRMRRRSRSPRRRSPMRRRSRSPGRRRHRSRSSSNSSR
- the Rnps1 gene encoding RNA-binding protein with serine-rich domain 1 isoform X2; the encoded protein is MAPSPTKRKDRSDEKSKDRSKDKGTTKESSEKDRGRDKTRKRRSASSGSSSTRSRSSSTSSSGSSTSTGSSSGSSSSSASSRSGSSSTSRSSSSSSSSGSPSPSRRRHDNRRRSRSKSKPPKRDEKERKRRSPSPKPTKVHIGRLTRNVTKDHIMEIFSTYGKIKMIDMPVERMHPHLSKGYAYVEFENPDEAEKALKHMDGGQIDGQEITATAVLAPWPRPPPRRFSPPRRMLPPPPMWRRSPPRMRRRSRSPRRRSPMRRRSRSPGRRRHRSRSSSNSSR